The following proteins are encoded in a genomic region of Agromyces sp. CF514:
- a CDS encoding FAD-binding oxidoreductase: MIADVVIVGAGIVGAACARALSIAGVRVTVLERGAAASGTSAMGEGNLLVSDKGPGAELDLAVYAASLWPNLVAELADELGSAFPSLEYERKGGLVVATTDAGAAPLLAFAASQRAAGVDARAVSVGDALALEPWLNPAITAGVHYPDDAQVQPVIATEALLASARRHGAVVRTGVAVTGATRDATGGAQDRITGVTTSEGDVHGDAVLIAAGPWSGEVASTMGVRLPVKPRRGMVLVTTRMPHRVFHKVYDGDYFGATQSSDAALQTSSVVESTAAGTVLLGSSREQVGFDDRLRVDVIREVAGKALRLFPFLADASIMRTYGGFRPFMPDHLPVIGEDHRAPGLWHASGHEGAGIGLSLATAELIVAGMLGTPAPLDPTPFGVDRASLAPHLEEAAR, encoded by the coding sequence GTGATCGCCGACGTCGTCATCGTGGGCGCCGGCATCGTCGGCGCGGCGTGCGCGCGGGCGCTCTCCATCGCCGGAGTCCGCGTCACGGTGCTCGAACGCGGCGCCGCGGCATCCGGAACCAGTGCCATGGGCGAGGGCAACCTGCTCGTCTCCGACAAGGGCCCCGGCGCCGAGCTCGATCTCGCCGTGTACGCCGCATCGCTCTGGCCGAACCTCGTCGCGGAGCTCGCCGACGAGCTCGGGTCGGCGTTCCCCTCACTCGAGTACGAGCGCAAGGGCGGACTGGTCGTCGCGACGACGGATGCCGGTGCCGCGCCGTTGCTGGCCTTCGCGGCGAGCCAGCGCGCGGCCGGCGTCGACGCGCGGGCCGTGTCGGTCGGCGACGCGCTCGCGCTCGAACCGTGGCTCAACCCCGCGATCACCGCGGGCGTGCACTACCCCGACGACGCGCAGGTGCAGCCCGTCATCGCGACCGAGGCGCTGCTCGCCTCGGCCCGCCGCCACGGCGCCGTCGTGCGCACGGGGGTCGCCGTCACCGGCGCGACGCGCGACGCGACCGGCGGCGCGCAGGACCGAATCACGGGCGTCACGACCTCCGAGGGCGATGTGCACGGGGACGCCGTGCTCATCGCGGCCGGCCCGTGGTCGGGCGAGGTCGCGAGCACGATGGGCGTGCGCCTGCCCGTGAAGCCCCGCCGCGGCATGGTCCTCGTCACGACGCGCATGCCCCACCGCGTGTTCCACAAGGTCTACGACGGCGACTACTTCGGCGCCACGCAGTCGTCGGACGCGGCATTGCAGACCTCGAGCGTGGTCGAGTCGACCGCCGCCGGCACCGTGCTGCTCGGCTCGAGCCGCGAGCAGGTCGGGTTCGACGACCGGCTGCGCGTCGACGTGATCCGCGAGGTCGCGGGCAAGGCGTTGCGACTGTTTCCGTTCCTCGCCGACGCGTCGATCATGCGCACGTACGGCGGGTTCCGCCCCTTCATGCCCGACCACCTGCCGGTGATCGGCGAAGACCACCGGGCGCCCGGCCTCTGGCACGCGAGCGGACACGAGGGCGCCGGAATCGGGCTCTCGCTCGCGACGGCCGAGCTCATCGTCGCCGGCATGCTCGGCACGCCCGCGCCGCTCGACCCGACCCCGTTCGGCGTCGACCGCGCGTCGCTCGCGCCGCACCTCGAGGAGGCCGCACGATGA
- a CDS encoding (2Fe-2S)-binding protein yields MTARMVPSKRDPIRPSAAAPVGITVDGEPVAGVEGQTIAGVVLATGRLSWRTTSAEGRPRGLFCGIGVCFDCIVTVNGERDVRACQRRATDGDVVETQHDELPEATP; encoded by the coding sequence ATGACCGCGCGCATGGTGCCGTCGAAGCGCGACCCGATCCGCCCTTCCGCTGCGGCGCCGGTCGGCATCACGGTCGACGGCGAGCCCGTCGCCGGTGTCGAGGGCCAGACCATCGCAGGCGTCGTGCTCGCGACCGGCCGCCTCTCGTGGCGCACGACCTCGGCCGAAGGTCGCCCCCGCGGGTTGTTCTGCGGCATCGGCGTGTGCTTCGACTGCATCGTGACGGTCAACGGCGAACGCGACGTACGGGCCTGCCAGCGCCGCGCGACCGACGGCGACGTCGTCGAGACGCAGCACGACGAGCTCCCCGAGGCGACGCCATGA
- a CDS encoding FAD-dependent oxidoreductase produces MSPAVGTSAVTAASRTVLVVGAGPAGLAAATAARERGASVTLLDAADATGGQYWRHLPAARPSANERALHHGWSTYTVLRDALERDPGCEIVLGAQVWAVEQLGTPPGAEQPSNERPSSEQPGGEHPSAEHEPADAAGAPASVAVHVLVGPPDGTARRGRTFRPDAVVLATGAHDRTLPFPGWDLPGVFTAGAAQAFAKGERVALGERVVIAGAGPFLLPVAASVAATGARVLGVYEASRVAGLVRGWLPKPWQLVGAAKKGGELAGYVGTHLRHRIPYLTGRAVVAAHGTDRVEAVTIADVDADWRPIAGTARRVEADAVCVSHGFTPRLELPIAAGCELTPERFVRVDEGQATSVPGVFAAGEITGIGGVDAALAEGEIAGHVAAGGSPRDGDLAEAVGARRTFTGFAARIEAAHGIRAGWTAWLDDDTIVCRCEEVPYGRLRETREATCASGLRSMKLTTRAGLGICQGRICGRTVEELIGTASAPGAPAASVTTDRRPIASPLRIGELAARDHPHDEHQTTTTHHASEKGHP; encoded by the coding sequence ATGAGCCCCGCAGTCGGCACGTCCGCCGTGACCGCCGCTTCCCGCACCGTGCTCGTCGTCGGCGCCGGCCCCGCCGGGCTCGCGGCGGCAACGGCGGCACGTGAGCGCGGGGCATCCGTGACCCTGCTCGATGCGGCCGACGCCACGGGCGGACAGTACTGGCGGCACCTGCCCGCCGCGCGCCCCTCGGCGAACGAGCGCGCGCTGCACCACGGCTGGTCGACCTACACGGTCCTGCGCGATGCGCTCGAACGCGATCCCGGGTGCGAGATCGTGCTCGGCGCGCAGGTCTGGGCCGTCGAGCAGCTCGGCACGCCACCGGGAGCAGAGCAGCCGAGCAACGAGCGGCCGAGCAGCGAGCAGCCGGGCGGCGAGCATCCGAGCGCCGAGCACGAGCCAGCGGATGCCGCGGGCGCCCCTGCGTCCGTCGCGGTGCACGTGCTCGTGGGCCCGCCCGACGGCACCGCCAGGCGTGGCCGCACGTTCCGGCCCGACGCAGTCGTGCTCGCGACGGGCGCCCACGACCGCACGCTGCCGTTCCCCGGATGGGACCTGCCGGGCGTCTTCACGGCCGGCGCCGCGCAGGCGTTCGCGAAGGGCGAGCGGGTGGCCCTCGGCGAGCGCGTCGTCATCGCGGGCGCCGGGCCGTTCCTGCTGCCGGTCGCCGCATCGGTCGCCGCGACCGGCGCGAGAGTGCTCGGCGTCTACGAGGCGAGCCGGGTCGCCGGACTCGTGCGCGGCTGGCTGCCGAAGCCCTGGCAGCTCGTGGGAGCCGCGAAGAAGGGCGGCGAGCTCGCCGGGTACGTAGGCACGCACCTGCGGCATCGCATCCCGTACCTGACGGGCCGGGCGGTCGTCGCCGCGCACGGCACCGACCGCGTCGAGGCCGTCACGATCGCCGACGTCGACGCCGACTGGCGCCCGATCGCCGGAACCGCGCGACGCGTCGAGGCCGACGCCGTGTGTGTGAGCCACGGGTTCACGCCGAGGCTCGAGCTGCCGATCGCCGCAGGCTGCGAGCTCACGCCCGAGCGGTTCGTGCGCGTCGACGAGGGTCAGGCCACGAGCGTGCCGGGCGTCTTCGCCGCGGGGGAGATCACGGGCATCGGGGGCGTCGATGCCGCGCTCGCCGAGGGCGAGATCGCGGGCCACGTCGCCGCAGGCGGATCGCCGCGCGACGGCGACCTCGCCGAGGCCGTCGGCGCGCGCCGCACGTTCACGGGCTTCGCGGCGCGCATCGAGGCGGCGCACGGCATCCGTGCTGGGTGGACCGCCTGGCTCGACGACGACACGATCGTCTGCCGCTGCGAGGAGGTGCCCTACGGGCGCCTGCGCGAGACCCGCGAGGCGACCTGCGCGAGCGGCCTGCGCTCGATGAAGCTCACGACCCGTGCCGGCCTCGGCATCTGCCAGGGACGCATCTGCGGGCGCACGGTCGAGGAGCTGATCGGCACCGCCTCCGCACCCGGCGCGCCCGCGGCATCCGTCACCACCGACCGAAGGCCGATCGCGTCGCCGCTCCGCATCGGCGAGCTCGCTGCGCGCGACCACCCGCACGACGAGCACCAGACCACCACCACGCACCACGCGTCCGAGAAGGGACACCCATGA
- a CDS encoding dihydrodipicolinate synthase family protein, which produces MTTQKFDLGGVVVATTLAFKEDASAPAGLAVDYDRFAAHCDFLIENGCRGVGPNGSLGEYSSLTDAERRKVIQVAVETVAGRGLVVAGVHGVGWHQAVQWAEYAKADGADGVLALPPTIYRANRSEVVEHYTRLNEVGLPIMLYNNPFDTKVDLVPDLVAELAQLENVVAIKEFTADIRRVLEIKELCDIDVIAGADDLLFESLVVGATGWFAGYPNAFPKEAVEIYDLVTAGRIDEARELYTHLVPVFRWDSKTEFVQAIKLSIDLAGQSYGGPTRPPRGPLSAEHDAQVRRDTQKALDHIASR; this is translated from the coding sequence ATGACCACCCAGAAGTTCGACCTCGGCGGCGTCGTCGTCGCGACCACGCTCGCTTTCAAGGAGGACGCGTCGGCGCCCGCCGGCCTCGCCGTCGACTACGACCGGTTCGCCGCGCACTGCGACTTCCTCATCGAGAACGGATGCCGCGGCGTCGGCCCGAACGGATCGCTCGGCGAGTACTCGAGCCTCACCGACGCCGAACGTCGCAAGGTGATCCAGGTCGCCGTCGAGACCGTCGCCGGACGCGGACTCGTCGTCGCGGGCGTGCACGGCGTCGGCTGGCACCAGGCCGTGCAGTGGGCCGAGTACGCCAAGGCCGACGGCGCCGACGGCGTGCTCGCGCTGCCGCCGACGATCTACCGCGCGAACCGCAGCGAGGTCGTCGAGCACTACACGCGCCTGAACGAGGTCGGACTGCCGATCATGCTCTACAACAACCCGTTCGACACGAAGGTCGACCTCGTGCCCGATCTCGTCGCCGAGCTCGCGCAGCTCGAGAACGTCGTCGCGATCAAGGAGTTCACGGCCGACATCCGCCGCGTGCTCGAGATCAAGGAGCTGTGCGACATCGACGTCATCGCGGGCGCCGACGACCTGCTCTTCGAGTCGCTCGTCGTCGGCGCGACCGGTTGGTTCGCGGGCTACCCGAACGCGTTCCCGAAGGAGGCCGTCGAGATCTACGACCTGGTCACGGCCGGTCGCATCGACGAGGCGCGCGAGCTGTACACGCACCTCGTGCCCGTGTTCCGCTGGGACTCGAAGACCGAGTTCGTGCAGGCCATCAAGCTGTCGATCGACCTCGCCGGGCAGAGCTACGGTGGACCCACGCGCCCGCCGCGCGGCCCGCTCTCGGCCGAGCACGACGCGCAGGTGCGCCGCGACACGCAGAAGGCGCTCGACCACATCGCGAGCCGCTGA
- a CDS encoding proline racemase family protein has product MRTNRVISAVDSHTEGMPTRVVTGGVGVIPGATMNEKRLHFMEHLDDLRLFLMNEPRGHAAMSGAILQPSTRPDCDWGVVYIEVSGCLPMCGHGTIGVATVLVETGMVEVVEPVTEIRLDTPAGIVIARVAVTDGHADSVTIENVPSYVDVLDASIDVPGYGTIPYSMAFGGNFYAMVDLDAVGLPFDRAHQQEIVTAGLAIMAAINETAPPRHPFIDGVDHCHHVEFIAPGSDAALSRHAMAIFPGWFDRSPCGTGTSARMAELWARGELALDTDFVNESFIGSRFVGRLIGETEVDGRPAVIPTITGRAWVTGTAQYMLDPSDPFPTGFQF; this is encoded by the coding sequence ATGCGCACGAACCGGGTCATCTCGGCGGTCGACTCGCACACCGAGGGCATGCCCACGCGGGTCGTGACCGGCGGCGTCGGCGTCATCCCCGGCGCGACGATGAACGAGAAGCGGCTCCATTTCATGGAGCACCTCGACGACCTGCGGCTGTTCCTCATGAACGAGCCGCGCGGGCACGCCGCGATGAGCGGGGCGATCCTCCAGCCGTCGACCCGGCCGGACTGCGACTGGGGCGTCGTCTACATCGAGGTCAGCGGCTGCCTGCCGATGTGCGGGCACGGCACCATCGGCGTGGCCACGGTGCTCGTCGAGACGGGCATGGTCGAGGTCGTCGAGCCGGTCACCGAGATCCGGCTCGACACCCCGGCCGGGATCGTGATCGCGCGGGTCGCGGTGACCGACGGCCACGCCGACTCGGTCACCATCGAGAACGTGCCGAGCTACGTCGACGTGCTCGACGCGAGCATCGACGTGCCGGGCTACGGCACGATCCCGTACTCGATGGCGTTCGGCGGCAACTTCTACGCCATGGTCGACCTCGACGCGGTCGGGCTCCCGTTCGACCGCGCCCACCAGCAGGAGATCGTCACGGCCGGCCTCGCGATCATGGCGGCGATCAACGAGACCGCGCCGCCGCGGCATCCGTTCATCGACGGGGTCGACCACTGCCACCACGTCGAGTTCATCGCGCCGGGGTCGGATGCCGCGCTGTCGCGCCACGCCATGGCCATCTTCCCCGGCTGGTTCGACCGGTCGCCCTGCGGTACGGGCACCTCGGCGCGCATGGCCGAGCTCTGGGCCAGGGGAGAGCTCGCGCTCGACACCGACTTCGTCAACGAGTCGTTCATCGGCAGCCGCTTCGTCGGGCGCCTCATCGGCGAGACCGAGGTCGACGGCAGGCCCGCCGTGATCCCCACGATCACGGGCCGGGCTTGGGTGACCGGCACCGCCCAGTACATGCTGGATCCGAGCGACCCGTTCCCGACCGGCTTCCAGTTCTGA
- a CDS encoding aldehyde dehydrogenase (NADP(+)): MTPELETIAANAAAAAQPFADTNPRDRARALVAVADALEANADDLVAIGMAETGLAEARLRGELRRTAVQLRMFAEAVADGGYLDVRIDAADPAFALGPRPDVRRYLVPLGPVVNFAASNFPFAFSVAGGDTASALAAGCPVILKGHPGHPELTARTGAIVAEALAAAGMPDGVFQVVMGQEEGVEILKDPRVKAGAFTGSIPAGQFLAGIAASRPVPIPFYGELGSLNPVFVTQAALDERADEIVSGYVTSVSGSAGQLCTKPGFVFVPAGHGLEQRIADAAASVTPHRLLNPRIAAGYADRRAAVLAAAGVRPVVEGRVEFDGADQGWVTPTVVAVSLDDLLAGRDEILEESFGPLSVLVEVEPGTDLAALVPTLLDGNLTATVHAAADEDAPALRALVRVLTEHAGRVLFGGWPTGVAVTPAMQHGGPWPATTNDSSTSVGTAAITRFLRPVAYQGAPEALLPEPLQTANPWGVPQAISAAGESTGWGEHL, from the coding sequence ATGACCCCCGAGCTCGAGACCATCGCGGCGAACGCGGCCGCGGCCGCACAGCCCTTCGCCGACACGAACCCGCGCGACCGCGCGAGGGCGCTCGTCGCCGTCGCCGATGCCCTCGAGGCGAACGCCGACGACCTCGTCGCGATCGGCATGGCCGAGACCGGGCTCGCCGAGGCGCGCCTGCGGGGCGAGCTCCGCCGCACGGCCGTGCAGCTGCGCATGTTCGCCGAGGCCGTCGCCGACGGCGGCTACCTCGACGTGCGCATCGACGCCGCCGACCCGGCGTTCGCGCTCGGGCCCCGCCCCGACGTGCGCCGCTACCTCGTGCCGCTCGGCCCGGTCGTGAACTTCGCGGCCTCGAACTTCCCGTTCGCGTTCTCGGTCGCGGGCGGCGACACCGCGTCGGCGCTCGCCGCGGGCTGCCCCGTGATCCTCAAGGGCCACCCGGGCCACCCCGAGCTGACCGCGCGCACCGGCGCGATCGTGGCCGAGGCGCTCGCCGCCGCGGGCATGCCCGACGGCGTGTTCCAGGTCGTCATGGGGCAGGAGGAGGGCGTCGAGATCCTCAAGGACCCGCGCGTGAAGGCGGGCGCGTTCACGGGGTCGATCCCGGCGGGCCAGTTCCTCGCGGGCATCGCGGCCTCGCGCCCGGTGCCGATCCCGTTCTACGGCGAACTCGGCAGCCTCAACCCCGTGTTCGTCACGCAGGCCGCGCTCGACGAGCGCGCCGACGAGATCGTCTCGGGCTACGTCACGAGCGTCAGCGGCTCGGCCGGACAGCTCTGCACCAAGCCCGGGTTCGTGTTCGTGCCCGCCGGCCACGGACTCGAGCAGCGCATCGCGGATGCCGCGGCATCCGTCACCCCGCACCGGCTGCTGAACCCGCGCATCGCCGCGGGCTACGCCGACCGCCGTGCCGCCGTGCTCGCCGCGGCCGGCGTGCGCCCCGTCGTCGAGGGCCGCGTCGAGTTCGACGGCGCCGACCAGGGATGGGTCACCCCGACCGTCGTCGCGGTCTCGCTCGACGACCTGCTCGCCGGGCGCGATGAGATCCTCGAGGAGTCGTTCGGCCCGCTCTCGGTGCTCGTCGAGGTCGAACCCGGAACCGACCTCGCGGCCCTGGTGCCGACGCTGCTCGACGGCAACCTCACGGCGACCGTGCATGCCGCCGCGGATGAGGACGCTCCTGCACTCCGAGCCCTCGTGCGCGTGCTCACCGAGCACGCCGGTCGCGTGCTCTTCGGCGGCTGGCCCACGGGCGTCGCCGTGACGCCCGCGATGCAGCACGGCGGACCGTGGCCCGCGACCACGAACGACTCGTCGACCTCGGTCGGCACGGCCGCGATCACCCGGTTCCTGCGGCCCGTCGCCTACCAGGGCGCCCCCGAGGCGCTGCTGCCCGAGCCGCTGCAGACGGCGAACCCGTGGGGCGTGCCGCAGGCGATCTCGGCCGCGGGCGAGTCGACCGGCTGGGGCGAACACCTCTGA
- a CDS encoding GlsB/YeaQ/YmgE family stress response membrane protein, translated as MGFFAFLILGLIAGAIAKLILPGKQGGGWFITLLLGVVGAFLGGWLGSLIFGVGLNEFWSWSTWLLAIAGSIVVLLIYGLLTRNRKAA; from the coding sequence ATGGGTTTCTTCGCATTCCTCATCCTCGGCCTCATCGCCGGAGCGATCGCCAAGCTGATCCTCCCCGGCAAGCAGGGCGGGGGCTGGTTCATCACGCTGCTGCTCGGAGTCGTCGGGGCGTTCCTCGGCGGCTGGCTCGGCAGCCTCATCTTCGGCGTCGGGCTCAACGAGTTCTGGTCCTGGAGCACGTGGCTCCTCGCCATCGCGGGCTCCATCGTCGTGCTGCTCATCTATGGACTCCTCACGCGCAACCGGAAGGCGGCCTGA
- a CDS encoding DUF6412 domain-containing protein — MDHIAALLRLIQGVLEPQLAGDAHLTAIVIGALSIAAVAVIVTSYRAVPALVGADPSSASLRHRQTVDPGRLIAQSDPDAAGRPRPRAPGRGIAAA, encoded by the coding sequence GTGGACCACATCGCGGCCCTCCTGCGCCTCATCCAGGGCGTGCTCGAACCGCAGCTCGCAGGCGACGCCCACCTCACGGCCATCGTCATCGGCGCGCTCTCGATCGCGGCCGTCGCGGTCATCGTCACGTCGTACCGCGCGGTTCCCGCGCTCGTCGGCGCCGACCCGTCCAGCGCATCGCTGCGACACCGGCAGACCGTCGACCCCGGGCGGCTCATCGCGCAGAGCGATCCCGATGCGGCCGGTCGCCCGCGCCCCAGGGCGCCCGGGCGAGGCATCGCGGCCGCCTAG
- a CDS encoding membrane protein insertase YidC, with protein sequence MDLYAFPPIAAVLDGAYALLMGLSDLLQPLAGASSAAFAIVLVTLAVRAALIPVGIAQAKAERTRARLAPRLAELQRTHQDNPERLQREMMALYAEEGTTPFAGCLPMLVQIPVVSVIYALFILPVIAGHPNELLTHTLFGVPLGSSLAGSIAAGTVTPATIAVFGAVVLLIALVGEVTRRAFRPVAAAGAASAPTGSGTADVAGTTGSPAQVPGIAGMQHVLGLLQFVTAVVAMFVPLAAGIYLLVTVAWTLGQRLVLRRRYPAAPSTMPPALPA encoded by the coding sequence ATGGATCTCTACGCCTTCCCTCCCATCGCCGCCGTGCTCGACGGCGCCTACGCCCTGCTCATGGGCCTCTCCGACCTGCTCCAACCGCTCGCGGGCGCGTCGAGTGCGGCGTTCGCGATCGTGCTCGTCACGCTCGCGGTGCGCGCTGCCCTCATTCCCGTGGGCATCGCCCAGGCCAAGGCCGAGCGCACGCGCGCACGCCTCGCCCCACGCCTTGCCGAGCTGCAGCGCACGCACCAGGACAACCCCGAACGCCTGCAGCGCGAGATGATGGCGCTCTACGCCGAGGAGGGCACGACGCCCTTCGCGGGATGCCTGCCGATGCTCGTGCAGATCCCCGTGGTCAGCGTGATCTACGCGCTGTTCATCCTGCCTGTGATCGCCGGGCACCCCAACGAACTGCTCACGCACACGCTGTTCGGGGTGCCGCTCGGCTCGAGCCTCGCCGGATCCATCGCGGCCGGCACCGTGACCCCCGCGACGATCGCGGTGTTCGGCGCCGTGGTGCTGCTCATCGCGCTCGTCGGCGAGGTGACGCGACGCGCGTTCAGGCCGGTCGCGGCGGCGGGCGCAGCATCGGCTCCTACCGGTTCGGGCACCGCGGATGTCGCGGGCACGACCGGTTCGCCGGCGCAGGTGCCGGGCATCGCGGGCATGCAGCACGTGCTCGGCCTGCTGCAGTTCGTGACCGCGGTCGTGGCGATGTTCGTGCCGCTCGCGGCCGGGATCTACCTGCTCGTGACCGTGGCCTGGACCCTCGGTCAGCGGCTCGTGCTGCGTCGGAGGTACCCGGCCGCGCCGTCGACCATGCCGCCCGCGCTGCCCGCCTGA
- the tatA gene encoding Sec-independent protein translocase subunit TatA yields the protein MLQGLTGWHLLIVVAVIVLLFGSAKLPALARSLGQSARAFKGEIKAMREDDEADAAAAAPAPSTPAPTAVPVPVPATAAATVTATSEVAPGIAHAAAEPSTVESSPSSPPVAQPAPGR from the coding sequence ATGCTCCAAGGACTGACCGGCTGGCACCTGCTCATCGTGGTCGCGGTGATCGTGCTCCTCTTCGGCAGCGCGAAGCTGCCGGCGCTCGCCAGAAGCCTGGGCCAGTCGGCCCGTGCCTTCAAGGGCGAGATCAAGGCGATGCGCGAAGACGACGAAGCGGATGCCGCGGCTGCCGCGCCCGCACCGTCGACGCCCGCGCCGACCGCTGTTCCCGTTCCCGTTCCCGCCACCGCTGCGGCGACCGTCACGGCGACCTCGGAGGTCGCGCCGGGCATCGCCCACGCCGCCGCCGAACCGTCGACCGTCGAGTCGTCGCCGTCCTCACCGCCGGTCGCGCAGCCCGCGCCCGGGCGATGA